A single window of Paenibacillus sp. FSL H8-0537 DNA harbors:
- a CDS encoding AraC family transcriptional regulator, with product MDIEQYAALWDNRPVRLLDVRRYEYEINQAPSSQICPSNTFLFVMRGRGIIWLDQEMHRVDTCYAIHGSQGAHLSVIADEAIELYWVVYMFVGPLPVDAADLNAHFGMQLSYPSPLLAHMAQLQRQWENIDYLERIQLTSQFYQWLYELLKQIRQHRALASGLDRTTQIIGYFAEHYKESLTVEHVAAAFNCSTRYINRLFHNRLHMSPGRVLAQIRMAQATRLLRQTEATLQNIAEQVGYANGFTLSRYFKKNFGISPKHYREQLRKYGPTFEIGASELDSAVKVWLGANSEEPVIRGNNNPSARTLATPMGSIQVPATPSRVVVDWDIGHVLALGVTPLGAPYSLIGGKKWLEPYTNAEAVNIGNHNHISLEKVLALEPDLIITWDPGAYASYARIAPTVVYQSGAYQTIAEEMQAMGHILNRQEEAAAWLSEFVRRTTIIRNHVSKYVPPGRTFTIADPNWGEHVDLIGNSKGRGGRAVYELLGFKPAEKVRREIIEQGLEYAQIDRREISAFLGDYLLMLNSPHGSSATHSILRHELDKVSTCEVINLEWSKYFLSDPLSTLLQAEEIAQRITAAGPIRMR from the coding sequence ATGGATATAGAGCAATATGCAGCGCTGTGGGACAATAGGCCAGTCCGGCTATTGGATGTCCGGCGTTATGAATATGAGATTAACCAGGCACCTAGCTCCCAAATATGTCCATCCAACACCTTTTTATTTGTCATGCGCGGCCGAGGAATCATATGGCTGGATCAAGAGATGCATAGGGTTGACACCTGCTATGCCATTCATGGCAGCCAAGGGGCGCATCTAAGCGTCATAGCCGATGAGGCGATAGAGCTTTATTGGGTTGTATATATGTTTGTGGGGCCTTTGCCCGTGGATGCTGCGGATTTGAATGCCCACTTTGGCATGCAGCTATCCTATCCTTCACCGCTTTTGGCGCATATGGCGCAGCTGCAGAGGCAATGGGAAAACATTGATTATTTGGAGCGTATCCAATTGACTTCCCAATTTTATCAATGGCTGTACGAGCTGCTGAAGCAAATACGGCAGCATCGCGCACTAGCCTCAGGTCTTGACCGAACAACGCAAATCATTGGCTATTTTGCAGAGCATTATAAGGAGTCGCTAACTGTTGAGCACGTAGCAGCTGCATTTAATTGCAGTACCCGTTATATAAACCGACTGTTCCATAATCGGCTTCATATGAGCCCAGGACGTGTGCTGGCTCAAATTCGCATGGCTCAAGCAACGCGACTGCTTAGACAAACGGAAGCAACCCTGCAAAATATTGCTGAGCAGGTCGGTTACGCGAATGGTTTCACATTGAGCCGTTATTTTAAAAAGAATTTCGGAATCTCTCCCAAGCATTATAGGGAGCAGCTTAGAAAATACGGACCAACCTTCGAAATAGGAGCTAGCGAGCTTGATTCAGCTGTAAAGGTATGGCTAGGAGCGAATAGTGAAGAGCCAGTCATTCGGGGAAACAACAATCCAAGTGCAAGAACGCTTGCTACGCCAATGGGCAGCATTCAGGTTCCGGCTACGCCGAGCCGGGTAGTGGTGGATTGGGATATCGGCCATGTTTTGGCGTTAGGGGTTACACCGCTAGGAGCGCCGTATTCTCTTATCGGGGGCAAGAAGTGGCTTGAGCCCTATACGAATGCGGAGGCTGTGAATATCGGCAATCATAACCACATCTCGCTGGAAAAGGTTCTGGCATTGGAGCCAGACCTGATTATTACCTGGGACCCCGGCGCATACGCCTCGTATGCCCGCATTGCGCCAACGGTTGTTTATCAAAGCGGAGCGTACCAGACAATAGCGGAGGAAATGCAAGCGATGGGCCATATTTTAAATCGACAAGAGGAAGCGGCTGCATGGCTAAGTGAGTTCGTGCGGCGGACAACTATAATACGCAATCATGTAAGCAAATATGTTCCCCCTGGGCGTACATTTACAATAGCTGATCCGAATTGGGGCGAGCACGTCGACCTGATAGGAAACAGCAAGGGCCGTGGCGGCAGAGCTGTCTATGAGCTGCTGGGATTTAAGCCTGCCGAAAAAGTGCGGCGTGAAATCATAGAACAGGGGCTTGAATATGCCCAAATAGACAGAAGGGAAATTAGCGCGTTTCTTGGCGACTATTTGCTCATGCTGAATAGTCCGCATGGCAGCTCCGCTACACATTCAATACTGCGGCATGAGCTGGATAAAGTGTCGACCTGTGAAGTGATAAATCTAGAGTGGAGTAAATATTTTTTATCCGATCCCTTGTCGACATTGCTGCAGGCGGAAGAAATCGCGCAGCGAATTACGGCAGCGGGCCCCATTCGTATGCGGTAA
- a CDS encoding ribose-phosphate pyrophosphokinase: MQKIKLFSGTSNRKLAEQVCSLLGQPLGDVAITRHQSGEIHVSYQEPIRTCDVFIIQAMSHPVNEHLVELLVLIDAAKRASANKINLILPYYGYARQERKTAPREPISAKLVAEVLTTVGANRIVTIDLHADPIQGFFEIPVDHLTALDLIIHHLKSKNINNPVVVSPDAGRASTAEKLAGELDCPFAIMIKNRPAHNQTEITHIIGDVAGKTPIIIEDLIDTGNTIVNVVNALKQNGAENAYVCATHGLFSGGAHNLLASPNISEIVVTDTIAIQEEHEAFGEKLVILPIAPIIASAVQIIIQGGSIDTQVNSGKV; the protein is encoded by the coding sequence ATGCAAAAAATAAAGCTTTTTTCCGGCACATCCAATCGCAAGCTCGCTGAGCAGGTTTGTTCATTGCTCGGGCAGCCGCTTGGCGATGTGGCCATTACCCGACATCAAAGCGGGGAAATTCACGTTTCCTATCAGGAGCCTATTCGCACCTGTGACGTCTTCATCATTCAAGCGATGTCCCATCCGGTCAATGAGCATTTGGTGGAGCTGCTTGTGCTCATTGATGCTGCCAAGCGTGCTTCGGCCAATAAAATTAATTTGATCCTGCCCTATTATGGCTATGCCCGCCAAGAGCGAAAAACCGCTCCCCGCGAGCCAATTTCGGCGAAGCTGGTCGCCGAGGTGCTGACGACTGTAGGCGCCAACCGCATCGTAACGATTGATCTGCATGCCGATCCGATTCAAGGCTTTTTCGAAATTCCGGTTGACCATTTAACCGCCCTCGATCTTATTATCCACCATTTGAAAAGCAAAAATATTAATAATCCGGTCGTCGTTTCTCCCGATGCAGGACGCGCCTCAACAGCGGAAAAGCTTGCGGGCGAGCTGGATTGCCCGTTCGCTATTATGATCAAAAACCGCCCCGCTCACAACCAGACGGAAATAACGCATATTATTGGGGATGTAGCGGGCAAAACGCCTATCATAATTGAGGATTTGATTGATACCGGAAATACAATCGTCAATGTCGTTAATGCCCTTAAGCAAAATGGCGCTGAGAATGCTTATGTTTGCGCTACGCATGGACTTTTTTCGGGAGGGGCCCACAATTTGCTGGCCTCGCCAAATATCAGTGAAATCGTCGTCACCGATACGATTGCGATACAGGAGGAGCATGAGGCTTTTGGCGAGAAGCTTGTCATTTTGCCAATAGCTCCGATTATCGCTTCTGCCGTTCAAATTATTATTCAGGGCGGCTCCATCGATACACAGGTTAACTCAGGCAAGGTTTAA
- a CDS encoding SDR family NAD(P)-dependent oxidoreductase, whose protein sequence is MRNKPIDVQTALITGANNGIGLELTRRLLGEGWHVAALIRSDFLEDDEEVQAALRKGQLRVYKADLADFASLKQALKRMKEAEAKLDVLFNNAGGSFSELSMTKQGREQHFDLQTVAPYAVFMELKELLKKGSCKTIVNTSTSSFKTLRKFDSQTLERPTEFKKLFGPYSTSKLALSLWTKELAPELAAEGLRIISVDPGGNNTIRKGKKSGLPFYITPIMKLFFPHPSKGASLLYEAAIGKEKLAAPGSYLINGKAAELKFTDQSAKVLSLVSSIYEREFAKPQ, encoded by the coding sequence ATGAGGAACAAACCAATAGATGTACAAACAGCGCTTATCACAGGCGCTAACAATGGAATTGGACTTGAATTGACTCGCAGGCTGCTTGGAGAAGGCTGGCATGTCGCCGCGCTCATTCGTTCCGATTTTCTAGAGGATGACGAGGAGGTGCAAGCTGCTCTGCGCAAGGGCCAGCTCCGCGTGTATAAAGCCGATTTAGCTGATTTTGCAAGCTTAAAGCAGGCACTGAAGCGAATGAAAGAAGCAGAAGCAAAGCTTGATGTGCTTTTCAACAATGCTGGAGGAAGCTTTTCGGAGCTGTCCATGACCAAGCAAGGGCGGGAGCAGCATTTTGATTTGCAGACAGTCGCGCCTTATGCCGTCTTTATGGAGCTGAAGGAGCTGCTGAAAAAAGGAAGCTGCAAGACGATCGTTAATACGTCGACCAGCTCTTTCAAAACCTTGAGGAAATTCGACTCGCAAACGTTGGAGCGCCCAACGGAATTCAAGAAGCTGTTCGGTCCCTACTCCACCTCCAAGCTCGCTCTTTCCTTGTGGACAAAGGAGCTTGCCCCGGAGCTTGCAGCTGAAGGGCTTCGCATCATCAGCGTTGACCCGGGCGGCAATAATACGATTAGAAAAGGAAAAAAGTCCGGCCTGCCTTTTTATATAACGCCAATCATGAAGCTATTTTTCCCACATCCGAGCAAAGGAGCTTCCCTGCTTTATGAAGCAGCAATCGGCAAGGAGAAGCTTGCAGCGCCCGGCTCTTATCTTATAAATGGCAAAGCAGCCGAGCTGAAATTCACAGACCAAAGCGCTAAAGTACTGAGCCTCGTCAGCTCGATTTATGAACGGGAGTTTGCGAAGCCCCAGTAA
- a CDS encoding GNAT family N-acetyltransferase, whose translation MGQSLRVEELTELNEHTLEELVGLIVEVVEDGASIGFLPPLSREDAKAYWQGVLEPGTLLWVAKEGERIVGTVQLQLAQKQNATHRGEIAKMMVQPQQRRKGIARLLMQQAEERAVAEGRSLLILDTLEGAPSNILYQSLGFTEAGRIPKFARSGDGNLYATVLYYKEI comes from the coding sequence ATGGGCCAATCATTGCGAGTAGAAGAGCTGACAGAACTGAATGAGCATACGTTAGAGGAGTTAGTCGGGCTCATTGTCGAGGTCGTAGAGGATGGAGCGTCGATCGGCTTCCTGCCGCCCCTTAGCAGGGAGGATGCCAAAGCTTATTGGCAGGGCGTATTGGAGCCGGGCACATTGCTGTGGGTTGCCAAGGAGGGAGAGCGAATTGTCGGTACCGTACAGCTTCAGCTGGCGCAAAAGCAAAATGCGACCCATCGTGGGGAAATCGCCAAAATGATGGTGCAGCCCCAGCAGCGGCGCAAAGGCATTGCCAGACTGCTGATGCAGCAAGCGGAGGAGCGGGCTGTTGCGGAAGGACGAAGCCTGCTCATTTTGGATACGCTAGAAGGAGCGCCTTCTAATATTTTGTACCAGTCGCTGGGCTTTACTGAAGCGGGGCGTATTCCGAAATTCGCTCGTTCAGGCGATGGCAACCTATATGCCACGGTATTATATTATAAAGAAATATAG
- a CDS encoding endo-1,4-beta-xylanase encodes MSIRQLYPFMKALKFLIILSLLLPLYWAKPVQAEEAGNTLLQLSDFEDGTAQQWVGRGGEEVLAANAAAARSGAYGLAVSGRTNTWHGPSLDVTSQLEIGQTYEFIGWVKLPAGAANTNISMSLQRTLPAGTRYENIASGAVTASGWTKLQAAFKMLEPATQVSVYFEVSGSATASFYIDDFRLERQPDLGPIIIEEDIPSLQDAFAGKFLLGSAFTNDELLTEPDKQLLTKHFNSVTPGNVLKWDSTEPQENVFNFTEADAAVAFGVQNDQQVRGHTLVWHAQTPDWVFRDANGNLVSKAVLYARMQNHIQTVMERYEGKIYAWDVVNEVIDASQSDGLRRSLWYQIAGEEYIEKAFEFAHAVDPTVKLFINDYNTHEPAKSQALYNLITRLQAKGIPVDGVGHQTHISLYYPTLAEIESSIIKFKALGLETHITELDISVYSDNSQSYETFSEELKTRQANLYKSLFQVFLRHTDTVTNVTLWGKDDAHTWLRTFPVARNNWPLLFDERLQSKPAYWSVLETVETPEGPLVPAAPSGLTATAGNVQVQLAWNTVAGATSYTVKRATTSGGPYTTLSAAVAGSGYNDTAVTNGTTYYYIIQAVNSAGTGAASAEAAATPSGTTGPEQPSGSLAVAYRAGDTNAGDNQLKPQFIIKNNGTAPIALSGLTIRYWYTIDGEKQQNFFSDYAQVGNNNVAGSFVKLSTPRTGADHYVELSFSAGAGSIPAGGTSGEIHTRIHKNDWTNFSETDDYSFNPLRITYADYTKVTLYQNGNLVWGTEPS; translated from the coding sequence ATGAGTATTCGTCAGCTTTATCCATTTATGAAAGCGCTTAAATTTCTGATTATCCTAAGCTTATTGCTTCCCCTCTATTGGGCAAAGCCTGTGCAAGCGGAGGAAGCCGGAAATACCTTGCTCCAGTTGAGCGATTTCGAGGATGGTACGGCGCAGCAATGGGTTGGCCGCGGCGGTGAGGAGGTTCTGGCTGCGAATGCCGCAGCAGCGCGCAGCGGAGCCTACGGCTTGGCGGTAAGTGGACGGACAAACACTTGGCATGGACCTTCTCTGGATGTGACAAGCCAGCTTGAGATTGGGCAAACGTATGAGTTTATTGGTTGGGTCAAGCTGCCTGCTGGAGCAGCAAACACCAATATTTCAATGTCTCTTCAGCGCACATTGCCAGCGGGTACCCGCTATGAGAATATTGCATCTGGAGCAGTCACAGCGAGCGGCTGGACGAAGCTGCAGGCTGCATTCAAAATGCTCGAGCCGGCCACACAGGTATCGGTTTATTTTGAGGTATCAGGAAGTGCAACCGCTTCCTTCTACATCGACGATTTCCGGTTAGAGCGGCAGCCGGATCTCGGCCCAATTATTATTGAAGAGGACATACCGTCGCTTCAAGATGCTTTTGCCGGAAAATTTCTGCTTGGCTCGGCTTTTACGAATGATGAGCTTCTGACCGAGCCTGACAAACAGCTTCTGACCAAGCATTTTAACAGCGTAACGCCTGGCAATGTGCTGAAGTGGGATAGCACAGAGCCGCAGGAGAACGTATTTAATTTTACGGAGGCAGATGCTGCTGTAGCTTTCGGTGTGCAAAATGACCAGCAGGTGCGGGGACATACGCTAGTCTGGCATGCGCAAACGCCGGATTGGGTGTTCCGGGACGCGAACGGTAACCTGGTCAGCAAAGCGGTGCTGTATGCACGCATGCAAAATCATATTCAGACGGTAATGGAACGATATGAGGGCAAAATATATGCATGGGATGTAGTGAATGAGGTCATCGATGCATCGCAATCAGATGGCTTGCGCCGCAGCCTGTGGTATCAAATTGCGGGTGAAGAATATATTGAAAAAGCATTCGAGTTCGCCCATGCGGTAGACCCGACTGTTAAGCTGTTCATTAACGATTACAATACGCATGAACCGGCAAAAAGCCAGGCGCTGTATAATTTAATTACACGTTTGCAGGCTAAGGGCATTCCGGTTGACGGCGTCGGCCACCAGACGCATATCAGTCTTTATTACCCGACGCTTGCAGAAATAGAAAGCTCCATCATCAAATTCAAAGCGTTGGGACTGGAAACGCATATTACCGAGCTGGATATTAGCGTCTATTCGGATAATTCACAATCCTATGAGACATTTTCGGAGGAGCTAAAAACACGCCAAGCCAATTTGTACAAGTCGCTGTTCCAGGTGTTTTTGCGGCATACGGACACCGTTACGAATGTGACCTTATGGGGCAAGGATGATGCGCATACTTGGCTTCGCACCTTCCCGGTAGCCCGCAACAATTGGCCGCTCCTATTCGATGAGCGATTGCAGTCCAAGCCCGCCTATTGGTCGGTGCTGGAAACGGTCGAGACGCCTGAGGGGCCGCTCGTTCCTGCTGCGCCGTCCGGCTTAACAGCAACAGCTGGCAACGTGCAGGTACAGCTTGCATGGAATACGGTAGCTGGCGCGACCTCGTATACGGTGAAACGGGCGACGACGAGCGGCGGGCCATATACGACGCTGTCTGCTGCTGTAGCTGGCAGCGGATATAATGACACAGCCGTTACGAACGGAACGACCTATTATTATATTATTCAAGCGGTCAACAGCGCAGGCACAGGAGCAGCCTCAGCCGAAGCAGCCGCCACACCGAGCGGTACAACCGGACCAGAGCAGCCTTCTGGTTCATTAGCGGTAGCTTACCGGGCAGGGGATACCAATGCTGGGGATAACCAACTGAAGCCGCAGTTTATTATAAAAAATAACGGGACCGCTCCCATCGCATTGAGCGGACTTACTATTCGCTACTGGTACACGATTGACGGAGAAAAACAGCAAAATTTCTTCAGCGACTATGCCCAAGTAGGCAATAATAATGTGGCGGGCAGCTTCGTCAAGCTGAGCACGCCGCGGACGGGCGCCGATCATTATGTGGAGCTGTCTTTTAGCGCTGGCGCTGGCAGTATTCCGGCGGGCGGAACATCTGGCGAAATTCATACGCGCATTCATAAGAACGATTGGACGAATTTCAGCGAGACGGATGATTATTCTTTTAACCCGCTGCGAATCACTTATGCAGATTATACAAAGGTCACCTTGTATCAAAACGGAAATTTAGTGTGGGGCACGGAGCCTAGCTAA
- a CDS encoding MGMT family protein — MQPFTKRVIEIIKRIPSGAVMSYGQIAELAGSRRGARQVVRILHTQSSIHQLPWHRVVNAQGEIAIPSEEGNMEQRSRLEEEGIEVSAQGKLDLAKYRFNPASADIMGAWDNLDPDDVDQMF; from the coding sequence ATGCAGCCATTTACGAAAAGAGTCATTGAAATCATAAAACGCATTCCCTCAGGTGCTGTTATGAGCTATGGGCAAATCGCCGAGCTTGCGGGAAGCCGCAGAGGGGCACGCCAGGTCGTGCGGATTTTGCATACTCAGAGCAGTATTCATCAATTGCCGTGGCACCGGGTTGTCAATGCGCAGGGCGAAATCGCCATTCCGAGTGAAGAGGGGAATATGGAGCAGCGGTCTCGCTTGGAGGAAGAGGGCATCGAGGTGAGTGCGCAGGGCAAGCTGGATTTGGCAAAATATCGTTTTAATCCGGCGTCAGCGGACATAATGGGAGCGTGGGATAACCTAGACCCAGACGATGTCGACCAGATGTTTTAA
- a CDS encoding glycosyltransferase, protein MTLADILMLIAVICIWSLLLVNVVLIIAGYLFYIQSEGKPVPEIKGETPFVTIMVPAHNEGKVITKTVESLLALDYPHDRYEIIVINDNSSDNSAVLLAEVQARYAGRNLMVINTDKVTGGKGKSNALNIGFQQSRGELIAIYDADNTPERTALRYLVGEITNDDTLGAVIGKFRTRNRDTNLLTRFINIETLSFQWMAQAGRWKLFKLCTIPGTNFIMWRHIVERIGGWDVKAIAEDTEISFRIYMMGYRIKFQPKAVTWEQEPQTVKVWFKQRTRWAKGNIYVIVKNIPLLFDRSATNIRFDILYFLSIYFLLLTSLVMSDLLLILHALGYVHTTIAGFSSFLWVLAVTLFIVGTYITLTTEKGELRLSNVWIIMLMYVSYCQMWMVVAAYGLYTYLKDLVFKREAKWYKTERY, encoded by the coding sequence ATGACACTCGCAGACATCCTCATGTTGATTGCCGTTATCTGTATTTGGTCGCTCCTGCTCGTCAATGTGGTGCTGATTATCGCCGGCTATTTATTTTATATCCAGAGCGAAGGGAAGCCTGTACCGGAAATCAAGGGGGAGACTCCCTTTGTCACCATTATGGTTCCGGCCCACAATGAGGGCAAGGTCATTACGAAGACGGTCGAATCGCTGCTGGCGCTCGATTATCCGCATGACCGCTACGAAATTATCGTCATTAACGATAATTCCTCGGATAACAGCGCCGTGCTGCTTGCCGAGGTGCAAGCCAGATACGCAGGACGCAATTTAATGGTTATCAACACCGACAAGGTTACAGGCGGCAAGGGCAAGTCGAATGCGCTCAACATTGGCTTCCAGCAGAGCCGCGGCGAGCTGATTGCCATTTATGACGCGGACAATACGCCGGAGCGCACAGCGCTTCGCTATCTGGTCGGTGAAATTACGAATGATGATACGCTGGGCGCGGTCATCGGAAAGTTTCGCACACGCAACCGCGATACGAATCTGCTCACCCGTTTCATTAACATTGAGACGCTTTCCTTCCAATGGATGGCGCAGGCGGGCAGATGGAAGCTGTTCAAGCTTTGCACGATACCCGGCACGAACTTCATAATGTGGCGTCATATCGTCGAGCGGATTGGCGGCTGGGATGTGAAGGCGATTGCCGAGGATACCGAGATCAGCTTCCGCATTTATATGATGGGGTACCGAATCAAGTTTCAGCCGAAGGCCGTCACCTGGGAGCAGGAGCCGCAAACGGTCAAGGTATGGTTCAAGCAGCGGACGCGCTGGGCGAAGGGCAATATTTATGTCATTGTGAAAAATATCCCCTTGCTGTTTGACCGCTCGGCAACGAATATCCGCTTTGATATTTTATATTTTTTATCGATTTATTTTCTTCTGCTTACGTCGCTCGTTATGTCGGATCTGCTGCTGATTCTTCACGCTTTAGGTTATGTACATACGACAATTGCTGGATTCAGCTCTTTCCTCTGGGTGCTGGCGGTCACGCTGTTTATAGTAGGCACTTATATTACGCTAACAACGGAAAAAGGCGAGCTAAGGCTGTCCAATGTATGGATTATTATGCTGATGTACGTATCCTATTGCCAAATGTGGATGGTTGTTGCCGCCTACGGCTTGTATACCTACCTCAAGGATTTAGTGTTTAAGCGTGAAGCAAAATGGTACAAAACCGAACGTTATTAA
- a CDS encoding ABC transporter substrate-binding protein, whose translation MFRQQAFHKMACLAMLALAVFLAGCANQETAEQVEDTAQTPVTRMINTSIGEIEIPAQPERIIVDWNIGHVLAVGVTPIGVPHSLLDYGEFMRKPLEKTADIGNHNQVSLEKMVALEPDLIITWNKDAYDSYSKIAPTVVFVPDEYASMEEEVTAMGEILNRQTEAEAWNEQFTQRAEAARKKAQAAVPAGATFTIADFNWLTNVGIVGKSANRGGKAVYDLLGLTPATKIKQDLIDKGEESMDISSELFGEYVGDYLLLMKSENSDKEDIPEIWAGMDAMKNNQVYELDIHKYLSADPYTTIYQAEEIAEKLASKQTKLQ comes from the coding sequence ATGTTTAGACAACAAGCTTTTCACAAAATGGCATGCCTTGCCATGCTAGCACTTGCTGTATTCCTCGCTGGCTGCGCTAATCAGGAGACTGCTGAACAGGTGGAGGATACAGCCCAAACACCGGTAACTCGGATGATAAACACATCTATTGGCGAGATCGAAATCCCAGCTCAGCCCGAGCGCATTATTGTAGATTGGAATATCGGACATGTGCTTGCTGTAGGCGTCACTCCTATCGGAGTGCCTCACAGCCTTCTCGATTATGGCGAGTTTATGCGCAAGCCTCTGGAGAAAACAGCGGATATCGGAAATCACAATCAGGTTTCACTTGAAAAAATGGTAGCGCTTGAGCCTGATCTCATTATTACGTGGAACAAGGATGCCTATGATTCCTATTCCAAAATCGCTCCGACGGTCGTTTTCGTGCCTGACGAATATGCATCCATGGAAGAGGAGGTGACCGCTATGGGTGAAATTCTGAATCGCCAGACGGAAGCTGAAGCGTGGAATGAGCAGTTTACCCAAAGAGCAGAAGCAGCGCGCAAAAAAGCACAGGCGGCCGTACCGGCTGGCGCCACCTTTACGATAGCCGATTTTAATTGGCTTACCAATGTAGGCATTGTTGGAAAAAGTGCAAACCGCGGCGGTAAAGCGGTATACGACTTGCTTGGCCTCACGCCTGCTACAAAAATCAAACAGGATTTAATTGATAAAGGCGAGGAAAGCATGGATATCAGCTCCGAGCTATTTGGGGAATATGTAGGCGATTATCTCCTGCTTATGAAGTCCGAAAACAGCGATAAAGAAGATATTCCTGAAATATGGGCGGGGATGGATGCCATGAAAAATAACCAGGTATATGAGCTGGATATTCATAAATACCTTTCTGCTGATCCCTATACGACGATATATCAGGCAGAAGAAATTGCTGAAAAATTAGCCTCCAAGCAAACTAAGCTGCAATAG
- a CDS encoding TetR/AcrR family transcriptional regulator, producing MSALATEDQLDRRTRRTRQAIKAAFVSLILERGYEAVTILDVAKRADYNRGTFYKHFVGKEELLQEIRSEFLLGFAETLLIPYEGMDLVKAEDIYPSALQLFNHIEKNKDEFQALLSVDRSFGFELYDVLRESMRRDMHIIMDEGSPALDYEIMLSYQMSAAIGVILYWEESGFKYSTSYMADQLIGLVNRKMDKITFKKNVTSSSPTVSVYSPYNQ from the coding sequence ATGAGCGCATTGGCAACGGAGGATCAACTGGACCGAAGAACAAGAAGAACGCGTCAAGCGATTAAAGCTGCATTCGTGTCGCTCATATTAGAGCGAGGATATGAGGCTGTGACCATACTTGATGTGGCGAAGCGGGCGGATTACAATCGCGGCACTTTTTATAAGCATTTTGTAGGCAAAGAAGAGCTGCTGCAAGAAATACGAAGCGAATTTCTGCTTGGCTTTGCCGAGACCTTGCTCATCCCTTACGAGGGGATGGATCTGGTAAAGGCAGAAGATATTTATCCTTCGGCGCTGCAGCTGTTTAACCATATTGAGAAAAATAAAGATGAATTTCAAGCGCTGCTCTCTGTAGATCGCAGCTTCGGGTTCGAGCTTTACGACGTGCTTCGGGAGTCGATGAGGCGCGATATGCACATTATTATGGATGAGGGAAGCCCCGCTCTAGACTATGAAATAATGCTTAGCTACCAGATGTCAGCTGCAATAGGGGTTATTCTTTATTGGGAAGAGTCAGGCTTTAAATATTCCACGTCCTACATGGCGGATCAGTTAATTGGACTGGTCAATCGCAAAATGGATAAAATCACCTTCAAAAAAAATGTGACTTCTTCATCTCCAACGGTAAGTGTCTATTCCCCTTATAATCAGTGA